The Vibrio syngnathi DNA window TAAATCATTACCAGAAACACATCGCAGACATGACTAAAAATTTCGCAGTGGGCTAGTATAGGCACACGAGCCGCAATAGCAAGGTTTACAACATTGGATTATTGTAAAGAGGCGTAAAATAATGCTACTGATTCACCGCCTAAAACTGAAAAATTAGTTGCATGAAACTCATCCAAAAATGCGCCAGATCTCAGTTATTTTTGGGAGAAAAAACTATAGTAATAACAACAGATAAAAAAGAAGGAGGTCCGTATGATCAAGGTTGAAGATATGATGACTCGCAACCCTCATACCCTATTGCGCTCACACTCACTGGCCGATGCTAAGCACATGATGGAAGCGCTTGATATCCGCCATATACCGGTTGTTGATGCCGACAGACAACTGCTTGGCGTCGTCACACAGCGAGACGTTCTTGCTGCTCAAGAGTCTAGCCTGCAAAACATCCCACAAGCTCAATCCTTTACTCTTGCTACACCGCTCAACGACATCATGCACAAAAGCGTAATGTCTGTAGAACCACGAGCAGGATTAAAAGAGTCGGCTGTTTATATGCAGAAACACAAAGTGGGCTGTTTGCCTGTCGTAGAGAACCACGAACTCGTGGGCATCATTACAGACAGCGATTTCGTTACGATAGCCATTAACCTGCTAGAGCTACAAGAAGAAGCGGAACCGGAAGAGGTAAATTAACCACTCTTCACCAATAGACACGCTAAGGAAAGAGAGCGGATCCTTAGCGTTGCGGTACGTTATTACGAAGAATTTCAGGGCTACGTGAAATAGACGGAACTTTAGGTGTATGTCGGATAACGACTGTCGGTTCTAGCAACATAGCTTTTGGAAAAGACTCTCCGGTTTGAATCAACTCCATCATCATATCAAAACCTAACAGCGCAATTTGATGTATGGGTTGCTTAACACTTGAAAAGCCCAATGACTGGGCAATAAATGTGTCATCAAACCCTACAATATCAACCCTTTCAAGCAGTTG harbors:
- a CDS encoding CBS domain-containing protein is translated as MIKVEDMMTRNPHTLLRSHSLADAKHMMEALDIRHIPVVDADRQLLGVVTQRDVLAAQESSLQNIPQAQSFTLATPLNDIMHKSVMSVEPRAGLKESAVYMQKHKVGCLPVVENHELVGIITDSDFVTIAINLLELQEEAEPEEVN